A stretch of the Acanthochromis polyacanthus isolate Apoly-LR-REF ecotype Palm Island chromosome 22, KAUST_Apoly_ChrSc, whole genome shotgun sequence genome encodes the following:
- the LOC127531872 gene encoding growth hormone receptor-like isoform X1, whose amino-acid sequence MLWLLLCLLPLVACSRTVAQDAVHKEKQHDEEAVATTTRRPHIYYCRSPNMEDFTCWWHPLDGQTDGEDVAYILTYSKDKGSRHECPDYVSAGANSCHFDSRHTSIWTIYCMNVTAVTARRNYTSQEHCLDVAEIVQTEAPVNLSYTLTDAGGDEMGHNALLTWRYPVPSDLQYGWITLVYELQYRRITEPDNWKVKHPLREPHVELLGLPVGDYLVRVRCRSHNYGLWSKWSSTLSISIPTRPPTGKLLVLILVTGVGVVALLVITFGIIPQSRRIKDYFLPPIPKPRIIGIDPLLLKKGNLDEINRHFSSFHSYKSPRYYEEVWEQVSADNAYFTSVKDYGVRSDSTDKQKETFMVPSNPMPVNAHHQLTTRNPGVYMSPYCSMPPQAFAPPLDVPSPWPRSEIVSLPGTDNSVAIPASSPAAFTTNHAPQDFYTCVQLMNESGEVHLVPCLPPAYCQEFPPLQRDGLDAAEKDEKRKKVTDYQTRKNMMKDGADAERSEAAEPLLPAAVDNKG is encoded by the exons AAGAGGCGGTTGCTACGACGACGAGGAGGCCTCACATCTACTACTGCCGCTCGCCCAACATGGAGGACTTCACCTGCTGGTGGCATCCGctggacggacagacggacggagaGGACGTCGCCTACATCCTCACCTACTCCAAAGA TAAGGGGTCCAGACATGAATGTCCAGACTACGTAAGCGCCGGCGCCAACAGCTGCCACTTCGACAGCAGGCACACGTCTATCTGGACCATCTACTGCATGAACGTCACCGCCGTCACCGCCCGACGGAACTACACCTCCCAGGAGCACTGCCTGGACGTGGCAGAGATCG TTCAGACTGAAGCTCCGGTCAATCTGAGCTACACGCTGACCGACGCCGGCGGGGATGAAATGGGCCACAACGCTCTGCTGACCTGGAGGTACCCGGTGCCCTCGGACCTGCAGTACGGCTGGATCACGCTGGTCTACGAGCTGCAGTACAGACGCATCACTGAGCCCGACAACTGGAAG gTGAAGCATCCTCTGCGGGAGCCTCACGTGGAACTGCTCGGTCTACCTGTCGGCGACTACTTGGTTCGAGTTCGCTGCCGGTCGCACAACTACGGCCTGTGGAGCAAATGGAGCTCCACGCTGTCGATAAGCATCCCCACCAGGCCGCCCACAG GTAAACTGCTGGTGCTAATTCTGGTGACGGGGGTCGGAGTCGTGGCTCTGCTGGTCATCACCTTTGGTATTATTCCACAGAGCAGGAG AATTAAAGACTACTTCCTGCCTCCCATTCCGAAGCCTCGGATCATTGGCATTGACCCGCTGCTCCTGAAG AAGGGGAACTTGGATGAAATCAACCGTCACTTCAGTAGCTTCCACAGCTACAAATCTCCCAGGTACTATGAGGAAGTCTGGGAACAGGTGAGCGCCGACAACGCCTATTTCACCTCAGTGAAGGACTATGGCGTCCGGAGCGACTCCACAGATAAGCAGAAAGAAACTTTTATGGTTCCTTCCAACCCGATGCCGGTGAACGCCCACCATCAGCTCACAACCCGGAACCCGGGGGTGTACATGTCGCCCTACTGCTCCATGCCTCCTCAAGCCTTCGCCCCGCCGCTGGACGTGCCTTCCCCGTGGCCGAGGTCGGAGATCGTGTCACTGCCGGGGACGGACAACAGCGTGGCCATCCCCGCCTCCAGCCCGGCTGCTTTCACCACCAACCACGCCCCGCAGGATTTCTACACCTGCGTCCAGCTCATGAATGAAAGCGGCGAGGTGCATTTGGTGCCCTGCTTGCCGCCGGCGTACTGCCAGGAGTTCCCGCCTCTCCAGAGGGACGGTTTAGATGCTGCAGAGAAGGATGAGAAGAGGAAAAAGGTGACTGACTACCAAACCAGGAAGAATATGATGAAAGATGGCGCTGATGCTGAGAGGAGTGAAGCAGCGGAGCCTCTGCTACCTGCTGCCGTCGACAACAAGGGTTGA
- the LOC127531872 gene encoding growth hormone receptor-like isoform X2, which yields MEDFTCWWHPLDGQTDGEDVAYILTYSKDKGSRHECPDYVSAGANSCHFDSRHTSIWTIYCMNVTAVTARRNYTSQEHCLDVAEIVQTEAPVNLSYTLTDAGGDEMGHNALLTWRYPVPSDLQYGWITLVYELQYRRITEPDNWKVKHPLREPHVELLGLPVGDYLVRVRCRSHNYGLWSKWSSTLSISIPTRPPTGKLLVLILVTGVGVVALLVITFGIIPQSRRIKDYFLPPIPKPRIIGIDPLLLKKGNLDEINRHFSSFHSYKSPRYYEEVWEQVSADNAYFTSVKDYGVRSDSTDKQKETFMVPSNPMPVNAHHQLTTRNPGVYMSPYCSMPPQAFAPPLDVPSPWPRSEIVSLPGTDNSVAIPASSPAAFTTNHAPQDFYTCVQLMNESGEVHLVPCLPPAYCQEFPPLQRDGLDAAEKDEKRKKVTDYQTRKNMMKDGADAERSEAAEPLLPAAVDNKG from the exons ATGGAGGACTTCACCTGCTGGTGGCATCCGctggacggacagacggacggagaGGACGTCGCCTACATCCTCACCTACTCCAAAGA TAAGGGGTCCAGACATGAATGTCCAGACTACGTAAGCGCCGGCGCCAACAGCTGCCACTTCGACAGCAGGCACACGTCTATCTGGACCATCTACTGCATGAACGTCACCGCCGTCACCGCCCGACGGAACTACACCTCCCAGGAGCACTGCCTGGACGTGGCAGAGATCG TTCAGACTGAAGCTCCGGTCAATCTGAGCTACACGCTGACCGACGCCGGCGGGGATGAAATGGGCCACAACGCTCTGCTGACCTGGAGGTACCCGGTGCCCTCGGACCTGCAGTACGGCTGGATCACGCTGGTCTACGAGCTGCAGTACAGACGCATCACTGAGCCCGACAACTGGAAG gTGAAGCATCCTCTGCGGGAGCCTCACGTGGAACTGCTCGGTCTACCTGTCGGCGACTACTTGGTTCGAGTTCGCTGCCGGTCGCACAACTACGGCCTGTGGAGCAAATGGAGCTCCACGCTGTCGATAAGCATCCCCACCAGGCCGCCCACAG GTAAACTGCTGGTGCTAATTCTGGTGACGGGGGTCGGAGTCGTGGCTCTGCTGGTCATCACCTTTGGTATTATTCCACAGAGCAGGAG AATTAAAGACTACTTCCTGCCTCCCATTCCGAAGCCTCGGATCATTGGCATTGACCCGCTGCTCCTGAAG AAGGGGAACTTGGATGAAATCAACCGTCACTTCAGTAGCTTCCACAGCTACAAATCTCCCAGGTACTATGAGGAAGTCTGGGAACAGGTGAGCGCCGACAACGCCTATTTCACCTCAGTGAAGGACTATGGCGTCCGGAGCGACTCCACAGATAAGCAGAAAGAAACTTTTATGGTTCCTTCCAACCCGATGCCGGTGAACGCCCACCATCAGCTCACAACCCGGAACCCGGGGGTGTACATGTCGCCCTACTGCTCCATGCCTCCTCAAGCCTTCGCCCCGCCGCTGGACGTGCCTTCCCCGTGGCCGAGGTCGGAGATCGTGTCACTGCCGGGGACGGACAACAGCGTGGCCATCCCCGCCTCCAGCCCGGCTGCTTTCACCACCAACCACGCCCCGCAGGATTTCTACACCTGCGTCCAGCTCATGAATGAAAGCGGCGAGGTGCATTTGGTGCCCTGCTTGCCGCCGGCGTACTGCCAGGAGTTCCCGCCTCTCCAGAGGGACGGTTTAGATGCTGCAGAGAAGGATGAGAAGAGGAAAAAGGTGACTGACTACCAAACCAGGAAGAATATGATGAAAGATGGCGCTGATGCTGAGAGGAGTGAAGCAGCGGAGCCTCTGCTACCTGCTGCCGTCGACAACAAGGGTTGA